From one Phocaeicola salanitronis DSM 18170 genomic stretch:
- a CDS encoding DUF5723 family protein: protein MKSLLSKKIGLIVGCVLFGVAAHAQYLRSSYFMEGTSSRLQLNPGLQPTRGYFNVPVLGSFNIGTSSNVLGINDIVDVLDSGEDIFENDDLYSRLKSDNRLNVNLNTDILSFGWYAGKGFWNVNVGLRADVGASIPQSMFEYLRKVNRTEDINGSFSNMNFNLNAYTEIGLGYSRQITDKLSVGGRVKVLLGIARAEMAVDNFDISVDDALVNGDYTNLNPYQTYGRAMVNARVSTTMKGGGLSFDETTGQIDGFDIDGSNFGIAGAGFGIDLGASYKVWDNLTVSAAVLDLGFIKWKEGETTVAAPANGSFEVTGSNYQDFIDGDFLSMDRFNFVQDKEAAENVKTTLASTILLAGEYGLLDNKLSVGAIYTARFAEPKTLNELTLSATYRPKSWFNIAGSYSPIQAGGKSFGLALKLGPLFLGTDYMFFGNSSKAVNAFLGLSIPLGKQRCSDDI, encoded by the coding sequence ATGAAAAGTTTGTTAAGTAAAAAAATTGGATTAATTGTGGGGTGCGTGTTGTTTGGGGTAGCGGCTCACGCTCAGTATCTTCGTTCTTCGTATTTTATGGAAGGAACAAGTTCGAGATTGCAATTAAACCCTGGGTTACAACCTACAAGAGGATATTTTAATGTTCCGGTTTTGGGTTCATTTAATATCGGTACTTCTTCGAACGTATTAGGTATCAACGATATCGTTGATGTGCTGGATTCTGGAGAAGATATATTTGAAAATGATGATTTATACAGTCGGTTAAAATCAGATAACCGCCTGAATGTAAATCTCAATACCGATATCCTTTCTTTTGGCTGGTATGCGGGGAAGGGATTTTGGAACGTAAATGTTGGTTTACGTGCTGATGTGGGAGCTTCCATTCCCCAGTCTATGTTTGAATACTTGCGTAAGGTAAACAGGACGGAAGACATTAATGGCAGTTTCTCGAATATGAATTTCAATCTGAATGCTTATACCGAAATCGGTTTGGGGTATTCTCGTCAGATAACCGATAAACTTTCTGTGGGCGGACGTGTGAAAGTGCTGTTAGGAATAGCACGTGCTGAAATGGCAGTTGACAATTTTGATATTTCTGTGGATGACGCATTGGTGAACGGTGATTATACGAACTTGAATCCTTATCAGACGTATGGTCGTGCTATGGTCAATGCCCGTGTTTCCACGACGATGAAAGGCGGAGGCTTGAGCTTTGATGAAACTACGGGGCAGATTGACGGGTTTGACATTGATGGAAGTAATTTTGGTATAGCGGGTGCAGGATTCGGCATCGACTTGGGAGCCAGTTATAAGGTATGGGATAATTTGACCGTATCAGCTGCTGTGCTTGATTTAGGATTCATCAAATGGAAAGAAGGTGAAACTACAGTGGCTGCACCTGCTAACGGCTCTTTTGAAGTGACTGGCAGCAATTATCAGGATTTTATAGATGGAGACTTCTTGAGTATGGATAGGTTTAATTTTGTGCAAGATAAAGAAGCGGCAGAAAATGTCAAGACTACGTTGGCGTCTACTATCCTTTTGGCTGGCGAATATGGATTGCTTGATAACAAGTTGAGTGTCGGTGCCATATATACAGCGCGTTTTGCCGAACCAAAGACATTGAATGAATTAACCCTTTCGGCTACTTATCGTCCGAAGAGTTGGTTCAACATAGCAGGAAGTTATTCTCCGATTCAGGCAGGCGGTAAATCATTTGGTCTTGCGTTGAAATTAGGTCCTTTGTTTTTGGGTACTGATTATATGTTTTTCGGAAATAGTTCGAAAGCCGTCAATGCATTCTTAGGTTTGTCCATCCCATTGGGGAAGCAAAGATGTTCAGATGATATTTGA
- a CDS encoding OmpA family protein: MISRRFLFAAMFSVLWLSSFAQLTSDRIYLGVKGGVGLSWAKYSELKNRDPKMLFGGSGGVFAEFEFGENRLFSIRPEVDWLSRGTKISDNDLDYKLKPKYVDVRLPLIFNFGDYESVRPYVYVAPIVGFVRGGDISLTENGIDYKVDVSEANMAGTYFGGAIGAGVKIPILLNNNKRLQLAFEANYQHGFTDTYSDMEKNGEAIAVNRFWYDIRGNRKLHGLEITASLSVPLSIFKRAPKKKTPVPVYVPEPVVVEEKPVVVEEKPCYTLEEIMELLGKGESITGKTICAIDIINFEFDKSTIKKESYPYLDKIVRLMKNTPIHVVVRGHTDNVGDADYNMELSKKRAEAVYNYLLKAGVEPSHLSYEYYGMTRPISTNDTPEGRLMNRRVEFEITE, encoded by the coding sequence ATGATAAGTAGAAGATTTTTGTTTGCAGCCATGTTTTCTGTCTTGTGGCTGTCATCGTTTGCACAACTGACGTCCGACCGTATTTATTTGGGTGTCAAAGGTGGCGTTGGGCTTTCATGGGCGAAGTATTCTGAGTTGAAAAACCGTGATCCGAAAATGTTGTTTGGAGGTTCTGGTGGCGTGTTTGCAGAATTTGAGTTCGGTGAGAATCGTTTGTTTTCTATCCGTCCTGAAGTGGATTGGCTTTCTCGTGGAACCAAAATCAGTGATAATGATTTGGATTATAAGTTAAAGCCCAAGTATGTAGATGTGCGTTTGCCATTGATATTTAATTTCGGAGACTATGAAAGTGTCCGTCCGTATGTGTATGTAGCTCCAATAGTAGGGTTTGTCAGAGGAGGAGATATTTCGTTGACTGAAAACGGGATAGATTACAAAGTAGATGTATCGGAAGCAAATATGGCTGGCACTTATTTTGGAGGTGCAATCGGTGCAGGTGTGAAAATACCGATTTTACTGAATAATAATAAACGGTTGCAACTGGCATTTGAGGCGAACTATCAGCATGGTTTTACTGATACCTATAGCGATATGGAGAAGAATGGGGAAGCAATTGCGGTCAACCGTTTCTGGTATGATATCCGAGGAAACCGTAAATTGCATGGCTTGGAAATTACCGCTTCATTGTCTGTTCCATTGAGCATATTCAAACGTGCGCCGAAGAAAAAAACGCCAGTTCCGGTTTATGTTCCCGAACCTGTGGTAGTAGAAGAAAAACCGGTTGTCGTGGAAGAGAAACCTTGTTATACGTTAGAAGAGATTATGGAATTGTTGGGTAAGGGCGAGTCTATTACAGGTAAGACCATTTGTGCGATAGACATCATTAATTTTGAATTTGATAAGAGTACCATCAAGAAAGAGTCGTATCCGTATCTTGACAAAATTGTGCGCTTGATGAAGAATACGCCGATTCATGTGGTTGTAAGAGGGCATACGGACAATGTTGGTGATGCCGATTACAATATGGAACTTTCGAAAAAACGTGCGGAGGCCGTTTACAATTATTTATTGAAAGCGGGTGTAGAACCCAGTCATTTGTCGTATGAATATTACGGCATGACGCGTCCTATCTCGACCAATGATACTCCGGAAGGTCGTTTGATGAACCGTCGTGTAGAATTTGAAATTACCGAATAA
- a CDS encoding aldose 1-epimerase family protein: METLSNDKVSIQIAGHGAELVSIVANDTEYLWQADPKYWGRHSPVLFPIVGRVWNNIYRHKGHIYELGQHGFARDMNFQLTYEEDNALIYSLESDEETLKKYPFPFVLEIGYRLKGNRIEVIWSVQNTGDETMYFQIGAHPAFYYRDLDPVTNERGFLDFGENKDTLDFVFPTEKGCTSEKRKTLTLNNGMLELTPATFLCDTYIFDNSQLKKITLTDKQKNPYISLEFESPLVAIWSPSIAHPDVPFVCIEPWYGRCDAVGYHGEFKDRRWMQSLEPGKSFNAGYSIILEDVK, encoded by the coding sequence ATGGAAACACTATCCAACGACAAAGTAAGCATCCAAATCGCCGGCCACGGAGCCGAACTTGTAAGCATCGTAGCGAATGACACCGAATACTTGTGGCAAGCCGACCCCAAATATTGGGGACGCCATTCACCCGTACTTTTTCCTATCGTAGGCAGGGTATGGAATAATATTTACCGTCACAAAGGACACATTTACGAACTGGGACAACACGGATTCGCCCGCGACATGAACTTCCAGCTTACCTATGAAGAAGACAATGCACTTATCTACAGCTTGGAGAGCGATGAGGAAACATTAAAAAAATACCCGTTCCCGTTTGTGCTCGAAATAGGATACCGTTTGAAAGGAAACCGAATTGAAGTGATTTGGAGCGTACAGAACACCGGAGACGAAACCATGTACTTCCAAATCGGGGCACATCCGGCATTTTACTACCGCGACTTGGACCCGGTCACAAACGAAAGGGGATTCCTTGACTTCGGGGAAAATAAAGACACATTGGACTTTGTATTTCCTACCGAAAAAGGATGTACTTCTGAAAAGCGGAAGACGCTTACACTAAACAATGGCATGCTGGAACTGACACCCGCGACTTTCCTATGTGACACCTACATTTTCGACAATAGCCAGCTGAAGAAAATCACACTGACCGACAAGCAAAAGAATCCTTACATCAGCCTGGAATTCGAAAGCCCGCTTGTGGCTATCTGGTCACCCAGCATAGCCCATCCCGATGTGCCTTTTGTATGCATCGAGCCGTGGTATGGAAGATGTGATGCCGTAGGTTATCACGGAGAGTTCAAGGACCGCCGATGGATGCAGTCGCTCGAACCCGGCAAGAGTTTCAATGCCGGATACTCTATCATACTGGAGGACGTTAAATAA
- a CDS encoding LytR/AlgR family response regulator transcription factor — protein MEQVFRTIIVDDEESAIDNLCFELRRYVYVSVEGTARTGATGLKLIEKVKPDLLFLDVELPDMSGMDVVARLRDRISWDMRVVFYTAYNKYVIDALRSSAFDFLQKPVDSDELQLIMSRLCGQGNKGDVSKLETVFAGRPFMLVTPTGDLRFVHASEIGFFRYLSNRKLWEVALTDGTFLPLRRNTTAEQLCAYDSVFVQIHQSFIINMHYLIMVQDNRCIMYPPFNAVEDLIVSKKYKKKMQERFYQL, from the coding sequence ATGGAACAGGTCTTTAGAACAATTATAGTTGACGATGAGGAAAGTGCAATCGACAACCTGTGTTTCGAATTGCGCCGTTATGTTTATGTTTCGGTAGAAGGAACGGCTCGGACCGGTGCCACAGGGCTGAAATTGATAGAAAAAGTCAAGCCTGATTTATTGTTTTTGGATGTGGAGTTGCCGGATATGTCGGGAATGGATGTCGTGGCAAGATTGCGAGACCGTATTTCATGGGATATGCGTGTGGTTTTCTATACAGCCTATAATAAATATGTAATAGATGCTTTGCGCAGTTCCGCATTTGATTTCTTGCAAAAACCTGTAGATTCGGATGAATTGCAATTGATTATGTCCCGCTTGTGCGGACAGGGAAATAAGGGGGATGTCAGCAAGTTGGAGACTGTGTTTGCCGGACGTCCGTTTATGTTGGTTACGCCTACAGGGGATTTGCGTTTCGTCCATGCTTCCGAAATCGGTTTTTTCCGTTATCTTTCGAACCGTAAATTATGGGAAGTCGCATTGACCGATGGTACATTTTTGCCCTTACGCCGTAATACTACGGCCGAACAATTGTGTGCTTACGATTCGGTTTTTGTTCAGATACATCAGTCGTTTATCATCAATATGCATTATTTGATTATGGTGCAGGATAACCGTTGTATCATGTATCCGCCTTTCAATGCCGTTGAAGATTTAATCGTTTCCAAGAAGTATAAAAAGAAGATGCAAGAGCGTTTCTATCAATTGTAA
- the yfcE gene encoding phosphodiesterase has translation MKYLMVSDIHGSLTRLEQVLDFYEKAQCNMLCILGDILNYGPRNGLPEGLNPKGIAECLNNFSDPIIAVRGNCDSEVDQMLLNFPIMADYALLVDNGKKLFLTHGHVYNENNLPKGKHDVFFYGHTHLWKLEKEPTALFCNTGSITFPKGGNAPTFATYENGTISIHQLNGTLLKSVRL, from the coding sequence ATGAAATATTTAATGGTATCCGACATCCACGGTTCCTTAACACGTTTGGAGCAAGTATTGGATTTTTATGAAAAAGCACAATGCAATATGCTTTGCATCTTAGGTGACATTTTAAATTACGGTCCCCGGAACGGACTGCCGGAAGGCCTGAATCCTAAAGGCATTGCCGAATGCCTGAATAATTTTTCCGACCCTATCATTGCTGTCCGCGGAAATTGCGATTCGGAAGTAGACCAAATGCTCTTAAACTTTCCGATAATGGCAGACTATGCCTTACTCGTTGACAATGGGAAAAAACTTTTCTTGACTCACGGACATGTTTACAATGAAAATAACCTTCCGAAAGGAAAACATGATGTGTTTTTTTACGGACATACACATTTATGGAAACTGGAAAAAGAACCGACTGCATTATTTTGCAACACCGGCTCCATCACATTCCCCAAAGGAGGCAATGCCCCAACTTTTGCCACGTACGAAAACGGGACCATTTCCATTCACCAACTGAACGGGACTCTGCTCAAATCCGTCCGGCTGTAA
- the truA gene encoding tRNA pseudouridine(38-40) synthase TruA, with protein MARYFMYLGYDGTNYHGWQIQPNGASVQEELQKALSTLMRRPVEVVGAGRTDAGVHASLMVAHADIDALADAAIWVGKLNRLLPPDIAVYRMRRVADDAHARFDATYRKYQYHVTTSKNPFLRHYAWRVFQPLDFGRMNEAASVLFEYTDFTSFSKLHTDVKTNNCRILYARWEQTGADEWVFTIQADRFLRNMVRAVVGTLVEVGRGKLTIEGFRRVIEAKNRCSAGTSVPGNALFLVDVGYPEHLFLDAEEKASVSSAVNDSHLNS; from the coding sequence ATGGCACGGTATTTCATGTATTTAGGATACGACGGTACGAATTATCACGGCTGGCAAATCCAGCCCAACGGGGCGAGTGTGCAGGAAGAGTTGCAGAAAGCGCTCTCTACCTTGATGCGCCGTCCGGTAGAAGTGGTGGGGGCAGGACGCACGGATGCGGGAGTGCATGCCAGCCTGATGGTGGCGCATGCGGATATAGATGCGTTGGCGGATGCGGCTATATGGGTGGGCAAACTCAACCGCTTGCTTCCGCCCGACATTGCGGTATACCGTATGCGGAGGGTTGCGGACGATGCCCATGCCCGTTTTGACGCTACTTATCGGAAGTATCAGTATCATGTCACGACAAGCAAGAATCCTTTTCTCCGGCATTATGCGTGGCGGGTGTTCCAGCCGCTTGACTTCGGGCGGATGAACGAAGCCGCTTCCGTGCTTTTCGAGTATACCGACTTTACGAGCTTCAGCAAGTTGCATACCGATGTGAAGACCAACAATTGCCGCATCCTGTATGCCCGCTGGGAGCAGACGGGAGCGGATGAATGGGTATTTACCATTCAGGCAGACCGGTTCTTGCGCAATATGGTGCGGGCGGTGGTAGGTACGCTGGTCGAAGTAGGGAGGGGGAAGCTCACCATAGAAGGGTTCCGCCGGGTAATAGAAGCGAAAAACCGGTGCAGTGCGGGTACGTCTGTGCCCGGAAATGCCCTTTTTCTGGTCGATGTGGGGTATCCCGAACATTTGTTCCTTGATGCGGAAGAAAAGGCTTCTGTTTCTTCTGCGGTGAATGATAGTCATTTAAATAGTTGA
- a CDS encoding SLC13 family permease, with the protein MLVTLIILVLSAAFFVSGKVRSDIVALCALIGLLVFQVLTPEEALSGFSNSVVIMMVGLFVVGGAIFQTGLAKMISSRILKLAGKSELRLFLLVMLVTSAIGAFVSNTGTVALMLPIVVSLAANAGMNPGRLLMPLAFASSMGGMMTLIGTPPNLVIQDTLVHAGFEPLSFFSFLPVGLICMLTGILVLLPLTKWFLSKRKKKDEEVSSGKSLSELVKEYGLAHNLFRLRVDAASDIVGQTVQTLDVRRRYGLNILEVRRGEASQHRFLKTVTQKLASADTVIQANDVLYINGDASAVNRFAGECRLEMMDGHATEEAGNGERSLGFYDIGIAEIVLMPTSNILNQRVKEAGFRDKFNVNVLGIRRKKEYILQDLGNERMHNGDVLLVQGQWQDIARLTKEDTDWVVLGQPLAEAAKVTLDYKAPVAAFIMVLMVVMMVFDFIPVAPVTAVMIAAMLMVLTGCFRNVEAAYKTINWETIVLFAAMLPMSLALEKTGASESISNSLVSGLGAYGPIALMAGIYFTTSLMTMFISNTVTAVLMAPIALQSAVQIGVSPVPFLFAVTVAASMCFASPFSTPPNALVMPAGQYTFMDYIKVGLPLQIIMGIVMVFALPMLFPF; encoded by the coding sequence ATGCTGGTTACATTAATTATATTGGTGCTTTCGGCGGCTTTTTTCGTTTCGGGAAAGGTCCGTTCGGATATCGTGGCGCTTTGTGCCTTGATAGGCTTGTTGGTATTTCAGGTTCTTACCCCCGAAGAAGCTTTATCGGGCTTTTCCAATTCGGTGGTGATAATGATGGTAGGACTGTTTGTAGTAGGCGGCGCTATCTTCCAGACCGGGTTGGCGAAGATGATTAGTTCGCGCATCCTGAAGCTTGCCGGAAAAAGCGAGCTGAGGTTGTTCTTGCTGGTCATGCTGGTCACTTCGGCTATCGGAGCTTTTGTGAGCAATACGGGAACGGTAGCCCTGATGCTCCCCATCGTAGTAAGCCTTGCCGCAAATGCGGGCATGAATCCCGGACGTTTGTTGATGCCTCTTGCCTTTGCAAGCAGCATGGGAGGCATGATGACGCTTATCGGTACGCCTCCCAACTTGGTTATCCAGGATACGTTGGTGCATGCCGGATTCGAGCCTTTGTCGTTTTTCTCGTTCTTGCCGGTGGGCTTGATTTGCATGTTGACCGGTATTCTGGTCTTGTTGCCTCTTACCAAATGGTTCCTTTCGAAAAGGAAGAAGAAGGACGAGGAGGTTTCTTCCGGAAAATCGTTGAGCGAACTGGTGAAGGAGTATGGCTTGGCGCACAACCTGTTCCGCCTGCGGGTAGATGCCGCTTCGGATATCGTAGGGCAAACGGTGCAGACGCTGGATGTGAGGCGGCGTTATGGACTGAATATTCTGGAGGTGCGCCGTGGGGAAGCATCGCAACACCGTTTCCTGAAGACGGTTACGCAGAAGCTGGCTTCGGCGGATACGGTTATTCAGGCGAATGACGTATTGTATATTAACGGAGACGCTTCGGCGGTAAACCGTTTTGCCGGCGAGTGCAGGCTGGAGATGATGGACGGACATGCCACCGAGGAAGCTGGCAATGGCGAACGCTCATTGGGCTTTTACGACATCGGCATTGCTGAAATTGTGTTGATGCCTACCTCCAACATCCTCAATCAGCGGGTGAAAGAAGCCGGTTTCCGCGATAAGTTCAATGTGAATGTGCTGGGCATCCGCCGGAAGAAAGAATACATCTTGCAAGACCTTGGCAACGAGCGGATGCATAACGGCGATGTGTTGCTTGTGCAAGGGCAATGGCAGGACATAGCCCGGCTGACCAAGGAAGATACCGATTGGGTCGTATTGGGGCAGCCGCTTGCCGAAGCCGCCAAGGTGACACTGGATTACAAGGCACCGGTGGCAGCGTTTATTATGGTTTTGATGGTGGTGATGATGGTGTTCGACTTTATTCCGGTGGCTCCCGTTACGGCGGTGATGATAGCCGCCATGCTCATGGTGCTTACGGGGTGCTTCCGCAATGTGGAGGCTGCATATAAGACGATTAACTGGGAAACAATCGTGCTTTTTGCCGCAATGCTTCCCATGTCGCTTGCCTTGGAGAAAACCGGCGCTTCCGAATCCATATCCAATTCCTTGGTGAGCGGGTTGGGGGCTTACGGACCCATAGCTTTGATGGCTGGAATTTACTTTACCACTTCTCTGATGACGATGTTTATCAGCAATACGGTGACGGCTGTGCTTATGGCGCCTATTGCCTTGCAAAGCGCGGTGCAGATAGGGGTTAGTCCGGTTCCGTTCCTTTTTGCGGTGACCGTAGCGGCAAGCATGTGTTTCGCTTCTCCGTTTTCCACTCCGCCCAATGCCTTGGTGATGCCTGCCGGGCAATATACGTTTATGGATTATATTAAGGTGGGTCTTCCGTTGCAGATTATCATGGGAATCGTGATGGTATTCGCGCTTCCGATGCTTTTCCCGTTCTGA
- a CDS encoding TIGR03915 family putative DNA repair protein, with translation MIIFTYDRTFEGLLTALFDAYARKSFPHALLHEAEPLPLFYDEVHRVITDLGKAERVWKALCRKLPGRNATLLTYCWLSETPEAPMLLLRYMKKVVDSPVPIHTDFADPTILSVTQLGRKVSGERYRILQFMRFQKLADGTYFGIMEPLYDVIPLTIGHFRDRFADQPWIIYDAKRKYGYSYNGTHVDEITFTHASQGALRTGKVDENLLDKNEKLYQALWKNYFDSICIRERLNPVKHKKDMPVRYWKFLTEKNEG, from the coding sequence ATGATTATTTTCACATACGACCGCACATTCGAAGGATTGCTTACGGCTCTGTTTGATGCATACGCCCGAAAAAGCTTCCCCCATGCTTTGTTGCATGAAGCAGAGCCTTTGCCTTTGTTCTATGATGAAGTGCACCGCGTCATAACCGACCTTGGCAAAGCCGAAAGAGTATGGAAAGCCTTGTGCCGGAAGCTTCCGGGACGGAACGCTACCCTACTCACTTATTGCTGGCTTTCGGAAACGCCCGAAGCCCCCATGCTCCTCTTGCGGTACATGAAAAAAGTAGTAGACTCGCCCGTCCCAATCCATACCGACTTTGCCGACCCGACCATCCTTTCCGTAACCCAACTGGGAAGGAAAGTGAGCGGAGAACGGTACCGCATCCTCCAGTTCATGCGTTTCCAAAAGCTGGCAGACGGCACTTATTTCGGAATAATGGAGCCGCTCTACGATGTCATTCCACTCACAATCGGACATTTCCGGGACCGTTTTGCCGACCAGCCTTGGATTATCTACGATGCCAAACGCAAATACGGCTATTCCTATAATGGCACACACGTCGATGAAATCACATTCACCCATGCCAGCCAAGGGGCATTGCGCACAGGGAAAGTAGACGAAAACCTGTTGGACAAAAACGAAAAACTATACCAAGCACTTTGGAAAAACTATTTCGACTCCATCTGCATCCGCGAACGGCTCAATCCCGTAAAGCACAAAAAAGATATGCCCGTCCGGTACTGGAAGTTTCTGACCGAAAAGAACGAAGGCTGA
- a CDS encoding tetratricopeptide repeat-containing sensor histidine kinase — translation MYRKIIISVFVCLALLLVSNCGRRKNVGEHLMSCRFLFEQWTDTLSNDPAYVCAQVDSLLVHVKDSVVYYQALVLKSKAKMFMSEIDSAECLLDAISRFCSSHGDSGEKVWMLSADAANMKGNLYVRRAVYDSARDAFSNAYRLCEKAGGYDKLFDISLNLADSYVVEGEYDRGAFWYRKALRLADSLDLGDEYRFPVYYGLAQVNMNLRDFGRCDYFFDLAGKYYDRMKPYEKHIYLNNRGNSYYYREDYPSALAYFRRLLAFLSQYPEMKFERNLTMVNMGEVFLLMNETDSATYYLDRCYPYFREIGNTTALYYIDTQLIELALKKNNLALARKRLRDAVKPDFVDPNMLHIRNRYLQHYFEESGNFRQAYLYLKENNRIDDSIRNERVKMRTAMIALEYRQDSTLMEKEMLIQQNKNKVLRLNQWLYGGALVVLLAVMFGVFAFLYRKKKRLEKERNLQMSINSLRLANIRNRISPHFIFNVLNREMHLQRESEGDRYMKRLVKLIRRNLELADSLSVSLRDELDFVRTYIDLESATLQPDFVYTFDVDACIDTANVQIPSMLVQIPVENAIKHGLRGKPGRKRLCIRIVKEDESIMIAIRDNGGGFRNADSVMASSNGTGTGMKVITRTLQLLNAYNRFPIEMRIANIEIEHEAGCEVYFKIPIDYSFELKK, via the coding sequence ATGTACCGGAAGATTATAATAAGTGTATTTGTCTGTCTTGCCTTGCTATTGGTAAGTAATTGTGGCAGGCGGAAAAATGTAGGGGAACATCTGATGTCTTGCCGTTTCTTGTTCGAACAATGGACGGATACGTTGAGTAATGACCCGGCATACGTTTGCGCACAAGTAGATAGCCTGCTTGTCCATGTAAAGGACAGTGTGGTATATTATCAGGCGTTGGTGCTGAAGTCGAAAGCGAAAATGTTTATGTCCGAAATTGATTCGGCTGAGTGCTTGTTGGATGCAATCAGCCGGTTTTGCTCGAGTCATGGGGATTCAGGGGAAAAGGTGTGGATGTTGTCTGCGGATGCCGCCAACATGAAAGGAAACCTCTATGTGCGTAGGGCGGTCTATGACTCGGCGAGGGACGCTTTTTCCAATGCTTATCGCCTGTGCGAGAAAGCCGGAGGATATGACAAGCTGTTTGATATCTCTTTAAATTTGGCTGATTCATACGTAGTAGAAGGGGAATATGACAGGGGTGCCTTTTGGTATCGGAAAGCCTTGAGGCTTGCCGATTCATTGGATTTGGGCGATGAGTATCGTTTCCCGGTATATTATGGCTTGGCTCAAGTCAATATGAATTTGCGTGATTTTGGCAGGTGTGATTATTTTTTCGATTTAGCCGGAAAATATTACGATAGGATGAAGCCTTATGAGAAGCATATTTATCTGAATAATCGGGGAAATTCGTATTATTATCGGGAAGATTATCCGTCTGCCTTGGCTTATTTCCGCCGTTTGCTGGCATTTTTAAGCCAGTATCCGGAAATGAAGTTCGAACGGAATCTGACAATGGTGAATATGGGGGAAGTCTTCTTGTTGATGAACGAAACCGATTCGGCTACTTATTATTTGGACCGGTGCTATCCTTATTTCCGGGAAATAGGGAATACGACGGCTTTGTATTACATCGATACGCAATTGATAGAGCTGGCATTGAAGAAAAACAATTTGGCTTTGGCACGGAAACGCTTGCGCGATGCGGTAAAGCCGGATTTCGTTGATCCGAATATGCTCCATATCCGCAACCGCTATTTGCAGCATTATTTCGAGGAAAGCGGTAATTTCCGGCAAGCTTACCTTTATCTGAAAGAAAACAACCGCATTGATGATTCGATACGGAATGAGCGTGTGAAGATGCGTACGGCAATGATTGCCTTGGAATACCGGCAAGACAGTACTTTGATGGAAAAGGAAATGCTCATCCAGCAGAATAAGAATAAGGTGCTGCGTCTGAACCAATGGCTTTATGGAGGTGCGCTGGTGGTGCTTCTTGCGGTGATGTTCGGAGTCTTTGCCTTTCTTTATCGGAAGAAGAAGCGCCTTGAGAAAGAGCGCAACCTGCAGATGTCGATAAACTCGTTGCGTTTGGCAAATATCCGTAATCGTATTTCTCCACATTTCATCTTTAATGTGTTGAACAGGGAAATGCACTTGCAGCGGGAGTCGGAAGGAGACAGATATATGAAAAGGCTGGTGAAGCTGATCCGGCGTAATCTGGAATTGGCGGACAGCTTATCGGTATCATTGCGTGACGAGTTGGATTTTGTCCGGACTTATATTGACCTCGAAAGCGCGACTTTGCAACCGGATTTCGTTTATACGTTCGATGTTGACGCTTGTATTGACACGGCAAACGTACAAATACCTTCGATGCTGGTGCAAATACCGGTAGAGAATGCAATCAAGCATGGCTTACGGGGAAAGCCAGGGCGGAAGCGCTTGTGCATTCGGATAGTTAAAGAGGATGAGAGTATTATGATTGCAATTCGGGACAACGGAGGTGGTTTCCGGAATGCAGACAGTGTGATGGCCTCTTCTAATGGGACGGGTACGGGCATGAAAGTGATTACCCGTACGCTTCAGCTGCTGAATGCATATAATCGCTTTCCAATTGAGATGAGAATCGCCAATATAGAGATAGAACACGAAGCTGGGTGTGAGGTTTATTTTAAAATACCCATAGATTACTCGTTTGAATTGAAGAAATAA